The following coding sequences lie in one Mustelus asterias chromosome 8, sMusAst1.hap1.1, whole genome shotgun sequence genomic window:
- the LOC144497098 gene encoding uncharacterized protein LOC144497098, which produces MEEKPFKYEVCDQLFNQSWMRMKHQYIHTGEKLFKCEKCNKDFSQSSDLLTHWRVHTGEKPFTCEVCTKSFSCSSNLHEHQRIHTGEKPFTCAVCNKSFSCSSNFRTHQRIHTGEKPFTCEVCDKSFSQSSHLRRHQRIHTGEKPFTCKICDKSFSNSSHLSIHQRIHTGEKPFVCKVCDKSFSQLSNLLTHQRVHMGETVDVRVM; this is translated from the coding sequence ATGGAGGAGAAACCTTTCAAGTATGAAGTTTGCGATCAACTCTTCAATCAATCATGGATGCGCATGAAACATCAATacatccacactggggagaaactgtttaAGTGTGAGAAGTGTAACAAAGACTTTTCGCAATCATCAGACCTGCTAACACATTGGcgtgttcatactggggagaaaccattcacatgtgaGGTGTGCACCAAATCATTCTCATGCTCATCCAATCTCCatgaacaccagcgaattcacacaggggagaaaccattcacatgcgCGGTGTGCAACAAATCATTCTCATGCTCATCGAACTTTCGCAcacaccaacgtattcacacaggggagaaaccattcacctgcgaggtttgtgacaaatcattctctcaGTCATCACATCTCCGCAGacaccaacgtattcacacaggggagaaaccattcacctgtaagatttgtgacaaatcattctcaaatTCATCGCACCTTAGTATacaccaacgtattcacacaggggagaaaccattcgtGTGCAAGGTTTGTGATAAATCATTCTCGCAGTTATCAAACCTCCTCACGCACCAACGTGTTCACATGGGAGAAACAGTTGATGTGCGAGTTATGTAA